A stretch of the Panicum virgatum strain AP13 chromosome 9N, P.virgatum_v5, whole genome shotgun sequence genome encodes the following:
- the LOC120691900 gene encoding deoxyhypusine synthase-like — translation MAGVERDVEALDGVRSIVLKPSESLDESRFTRIAGADFNDPGLGLEGLLGSFASTGFQASNLGDAIDVLNQMLDWRLSHEKPGEDCDEAELDPKYRESVKCKIFLGFTSNLVSSGIRDIIRFLAQRRMVDVIVTTAGGIEEDLIKCLAPTYRGDFSLPGALLRSKGLNRIGNLLVPNDNYCKFENWIMPLFDQMLLEQSTENVWTPSKVIARLGKEINDKSSYLYWAYKNNIPVYCPSLTDGSLGDMLFCHAVRNPGLIIDIVQGIRFMNGEAIHATPRKTGIIVLGGGLPKHHICNANMFRNGADYAVYINTAQEFDGSDSGAQPDEAVSWGKIKGSAKPVKVHCDASIAFPLLVAATFSRKVHRSKSTN, via the exons ATGGCCGGCGTGGAGCGCGACGTGGAGGCGCTGGACGGCGTGCGCTCCATCGTGCTGAAGCCGTCGGAGTCGCTCGATGAGTCCCGCTTCACCAGGATCGCCGGCGCCGACTTCAACGACCCCGGGCTCGGGCTCGAGGGCCTGCTCGGCTCCTTCGCGTCCACGGGGTTCCAGGCATCCAACCTCGGCGACGCCATCGACGTCCTCAACCAGATG TTAGATTGGAGGTTGTCGCACGAGAAGCCTGGTGAAGATTGCGATGAAGCTGAACTTGACCCCAAATACAGAGAGTCTGTGAAGTGCAAGATATTTCTGGGCTTCACTTCAAACCTTGTGTCTTCTGGCATCCGGGATATAATCCGATTTCTAGCTCAGCGTCGCATG GTGGATGTTATTGTTACAACTGCTGGGGGTATAGAGGAGGATCTCATTAAATGTCTTGCACCAACTTATAGAGGTGATTTTTCTTTACCTGGAGCACTACTGCGGTCAAAAGGATTGAACCGGATAGGAAATCTGTTGGTGCCCAATGATAACTATTGCAAGTTTGAGAACTGGATCATGCCACTATTTGACCAGATGCTACTAGAACAATCTACCGAG AATGTTTGGACACCGTCAAAGGTGATAGCTCGTCTTGGCAAAGAAATAAATGACAAAAGCTCCTATCTTTATTGGGCATACAAG AATAATATTCCTGTGTATTGCCCGTCATTGACTGATGGATCACTTGGAGACATGCTGTTCTGTCATGCAGTCCGCAATCCTGGCCTTATTATTGACATTGTACAAGGTAT CAGATTCATGAATGGGGAAGCCATCCATGCAACGCCAAGGAAGACAGGGATAATAGTTCTTGGTGGAGGCCTTCCAAAGCATCATATATGCAATGCTAATATGTTCCGCAATGGAGCGGATTATGCAGTCTATATTAACACAGCCCAAGAGTTTGATGGTAGTGATTCAGGAGCACAGCCTGATGAAGCAGTTTCATGGGGAAAGATCAAGGGTTCAGCGAAACCTGTAAAG GTGCATTGTGATGCGAGTATCGCTTTCCCGCTTCTTGTTGCTGCAACATTTTCACGTAAAGTTCACAGATCCAAATCAACAAACTGA
- the LOC120691197 gene encoding mitochondrial import inner membrane translocase subunit PAM16 like 2-like, translating to MAGKLIANLIVMGSAVIGRAMLQAYRKALDNANKTGVAHEAINNIRRASKTMTEQEARQILGVSENSTWEEIVQRYDNLFEKNAKAGSFYLQSKVHRAKECLETVYQKNKQDEPPT from the exons ATG GCTGGGAAGCTTATTGCAAATCTGATTGTCATGGGCTCTGCGGTAATAGGAAGAGCTATGCTTCAGGCATATCGTAAAGCGCTTGATA ATGCAAATAAGACTGGTGTGGCCCATGAGgcaataaataatattcgtagAGCCAGTAAAACAATGACCGAGCAGGAAGCGAGGCAGATACTGGGTGTATCAGAGAATTCAACCTGGGAAGAGATTGTACAG CGGTACGATAACTTATTTGAAAAAAACGCCAAAGCTGGGAGTTTTTACCTCCAATCGAAGGTTCACCGAGCCAAGGAGTGCCTAGAAACTGTGTATCaaaagaacaagcaagatgaacctCCTACTTGA